One segment of Chionomys nivalis chromosome 1, mChiNiv1.1, whole genome shotgun sequence DNA contains the following:
- the LOC130883920 gene encoding olfactory receptor 10H1, with product MASMQEVNHSGVSEFILIGFSTFPHLQLMFFLLFLFMYLFTLLGNLLIMATIWSEHSLHTPMYLFLCALSISEIFYTFAIIPRMLADLLSTLHSIAFLACASQMFFSFTFGFTHSFLLTVMGYDRYVAICHPLRYNVLMSPGGCACLIVWSWVGGSLMGTLVTTAIFSLTFCGPNEIHHFACHVPPLLKLACGENVLVVARGVGMVCITALLGCFLLILLSYTFIVAAILKIPSAEGRQKAFSTCASHLTVVIVHYGFASVIYLKPKGPKSLEGDTLMGITYTVLTPFLSPIIFSLRNKELKNAMKKAFLSKLYPEKI from the coding sequence ATGGCCTCCATGCAGGAAGTCAATCACTCAGGAGTGTCAGAGTTCATCCTCATTGGCTTCTCTACCTTCCCTCACCTTCAGCTGAtgttcttcctgctcttcctcttcATGTACCTCTTCACGCTGCTGGGCAACCTGCTCATCATGGCCACCATCTGGAGTGAACACAGCCTCCACACGCCCATGTACCTCTTCCTGTGTGCACTCTCCATCTCTGAGATTTTCTACACCTTTGCCATCATCCCACGCATGCTGGCCGACCTGCTCTCCACGCTTCACTCCATCGCCTTCCTGGCCTGTGCCAGCCAGATGTTCTTCTCCTTCACATTCGGCTTCAcccactctttcctcctcactGTCATGggctatgaccgctatgtggctatCTGTCACCCACTGCGCTACAATGTGCTCATGAGCCCTGGTGGCTGTGCCTGCTTGATTGTCTGGTCCTGGGTTGGTGGTTCATTAATGGGGACACTGGTGACAACAGCTATTTTCAGTCTTACTTTCTGTGGACCCAATGAGATCCACCATTTTGCTTGTCATGTTCCCCCTCTATTGAAGTTGGCATGTGGAGAGAATGTACTGGTAGTAGCCAGAGGTGTAGGGATGGTGTGCATCACAGCCCTCCTGGGATgctttctcctcatcctcctctcctaTACCTTCATTGTGGCAGCCATCTTGAAGATACCATCAGCTGAGGGTCGGCAAAAGGCCTTCTCCACCTGTGCATCCCACCTCACGGTAGTGATTGTGCACTATGGCTTTGCCTCTGTCATCTACCTCAAGCCCAAGGGTCCCAAGTCTCTGGAAGGAGACACTCTGATGGGTATCACCTACACGGTCCTCACCCCCTTCCTCAGCCCCATCATCTTCAGTCTCAGGAACAAAGAGCTGAAGAATGCCATGAAGAAAGCTTTCCTAAGCAAACTCTACCCAGAGAAAATTTAA